The nucleotide window TGTTTTCTAAAGATACATATCCTTGACTAGTCAACACATGATCGGCAGCTTCTGCCATATGCGGCGGTACTAAAACGTCCAGGTCCTTAGAAGTACGCAGGGACAGATCGCCGTACAACTTGTGTGCCAGAACTGGCCCCTTCATCATGAGCAAATGCACACCCGCATCGCTCAACGCCCTGGATATTCTCTCCATTTCGCCTGTCAAATAAAGCATCCGAAACGTATTTTGACTATACCTCGTGTGCAGAGCACTTAAGATATGCGGCGGAACAATGTGATGCTCGATCTTCTTAAGCGTTGCATACACAACCGGGTATACACGGTGATGGTCAACCAGCACCAAAAACTGCTCCCAATCCAGTTCCTGCTCATTTCTCATCAGCTGTTCCAGGCGTCCCGGATTATTCTCGAACCCCAAAATGGCAAACAAGAACGCCAATTCCTTGCTGCATGCATCCAAATCCACTGTTTTCACCATTCGCAACCTTTCCCTTCTATAATCAATCACTCAGGGGAGCAGCTCGATGAATGCAGAGATAGGGAAACAACAAGCATCCCGTCCGCCATACCGCGTATGATTGTTATGCCTGCAAAGCGGAGACATTTTCTTCTTCCTGAACTGGGCTGGACAGCATTGGCCTGCCAACTGAACGATAAATCAAACCTGCACCGTTAAGATCCTCAGCCGTATAAACATTTCGTCCATCAACCAGTATGGGCTGCCTCATCAAGCTCGCGATATGCTTGAGATCCAAATGCCTGAACTCGTCCCACTCCGTCAAGAGACATACCGCATCGCTGTTTGAAGCAGCCTCCGAGGCGCTGGAACAACAAATGACCGAAGGATCATTGAGCATTTCGCAGAACCGTTCCATCGCGACTGGATCATAGATTTTTACTTTGGCACCGCTTGCCAGAAGCATTCCGACAATTTCTAACGATGGAGCATCACGAACATCGTCGGTATTAGGCTTGAATGATAGTCCCCATACACCTACTGTCTTATGATGCAGCCCGTTAAGCAGACGGACTAACTGGTTGAACACATTAAATCTTTGGTTCTTGTTGACCTCTACAACAGACCGAAGCAATTTGAAATCGTAGTTCACGTTCCCTGCAATCTGAATCAATGCCTGGGTGTCCTTGGGGAAACAGGATCCCCCGTAACCAACGCCCGCGTTCAGGAAGGAATCCCCTATTCGCCGGTCGTACCCCATCCCTTGGGCTACCTGGGCAACATCTGCTCCAACCAATTCGCAAAGATTGGCAATTTCATTGATAAATGAAATTTTTGTCGCCAAAAACGCATTAGAAGCGTATTTGATCATCTCGGCGCTTCGAAGATCCGTCAGCATCATTTTCGTTGTCAGAGGCTGGTGAAGCTCCTTTATTTTTTCGGCAGCTTCCCGGGATGCCGCACCGATCACTATGCGATCAGGATGGAACGTATCCTTAATGGCCGAGCCCTCCCGCAGAAACTCCGGCACCGACACGACATCAAATGGATGCTCGGTCAGCCCGCCGATCCGTGCTGCGATCCGCTCATTCGTCCCAACTGGCACTGTGCTCTTGACGACTATGATTTTATAACCATTCATAGCAGTCGCAACTTCGCGCGCCGCCTGCTCGATATATTGCAGATTGGCTTCTCCATTAACCGATTGCGGTGTTCCGACTGCAAGCACTACAATCTCTGCTTCTTCCACAGCTGATTCAAGATCGGTCGTTACGTGCAGCCGACCTTCGTTCATATTTTTCCGGATAAGCTCTTCCAACCCGGGCTCATAAATGGGGGATTGACCGGCTCTCAGCTTTTCTACCTTTGCCGCATCTTTGTCTACGCACGTAACGCGGTGACCTATATCCGAGAAGCATACGCCAGTTACAAGCCCCACATAGCCCGTTCCGATAACAGCCAGATTCATGATAGAACACTCCCGATATGTGGTAATTAACCAATTTCCTTTTGCACCGTTTCCCGCTCCAATAATTCCTCCAGCGCTTTCAGTAGCGGAGCCCTCAGTTCCTCATTGCGAACTGCGAAATCCATGGTCGTCAGGATAAAACCGAGCTTCTCTCCTACATCATAGCGCGTGCCTTCAAAATGATAGCCATATACCGGCTGATGTTCATTCAGTTTTTGGATGGCGTCGGTCAGTTGTATTTCTCCTCCCGCTCCTTTTTCTTGAAGAGACAAGAAGTCGAATATTTCAGGCGTCAGAATATACCGCCCCATAATAGCGAGGTTGGAAGGCGCCGTTCCCGGCCTTGGTTTTTCAACAAATCTTCTTACTTCATACAGCCGCCCATCCTTCTTAACTGGATCAATAATGCCGTATCTGCTTGTATCTTGATCGGCTACAGGTTGTACTCCTATTACAGACGACTGTGTAATCTCATAGTGTTGCATAAGCTGTTTCAGACATGGAACATCGCCAGAAACAATGTCATCGCCCAATAGAACGGCAAAAGGCTCGTCGCCGATGAACCTTCTTGCACACCATACGGCATGCCCCAAACCCTTGGGCTCCTTTTGGCGAATGTAATGAATGTCCACAGAAGAGGAGCGCTGCACTTCCTCAAGCAATTTCAGCTTTCCTTTTTCGGCCAGGTTCGTTTCCAGCTCGATGGCATGATCGAAGTGATCCTCGATAGCCCGCTTGCCCTTGCCGGTTACGATAATAATATCCTCAATACCCGACTCGACGGCCTCCTCGACAATATATTGGATGGTCGGCTTGTTAATGATAGGAAGCATTTCTTTAGGCATCGCTTTGGTCGCTGGTAGAAATCGGGTCCCTAAGCCCGCGGCCGGAATGATTGCTTTTCTCACTTTGTTCATGTCTAACTCCCTCCTATCTATGTACAGCAGATAGTCAATACAGGGCATTCAACCCTCCCTCACATCACACCTCCGACGATACACGTCTAAGGTCCTTGAACCCACAGCATGACCGAGTGCCTACAGTGATAGAGGTGCAGTAGACATTACCTATTAAAAATTAATTTCTGATTGCTATTTCCTATATAGTTGAAAAACCGTTCCCGCTCCCAAGACTACCTGTTGTAAACTAGCTTCTTAAGAGAGCTGTTCCTTCATAGATTTACTTGTCGCCTGGTTCAAAATAACTCCCAGTACATTGGCCTTCACGTTCCCCAACAATTGCTTGCTCTTCATGATATCTCCGCGTTTGGTCTTTCCCGCCTGCAAGACGATTAATACCCCGTCACTTTTCGTCGCGACAATCGGCGTATCGGTAAAACCCAATACCGGAGGGGTGTCAATCAGTATGATATCGAACCTTTCTTCCAGCTGATGCAAAATTTGCGTCATCCGTTTCGATGAAAGCAGTTCTGCCGGATTTGGGGGCACAGGTCCAGAAGTCAATATGGATAAATGAGGAATCGATGTTTCCTGCACCATTTCCAACAGTTCGTTTTGGTTTAGGATCACATTCGTAAGCCCGCCTCTATTGTGCTTATGAAAAATTCGGTGAATCGATGGTTGGCGCAAATCGGCATCAATCAACAATACGTTAGATTCCTTATGAGCGAAGGCTATTGCCAAATTAACAGCCGTGGTAGTCTTCCCTTCTCTCGGAATGGCCGAGGTAATAGCAATGGTTTTCAGATCATGGTCAGGCGAGCAATACTCCACGTTAGTTCTTAACAAACGGTAAGCTTCCGCAATATGAGACTGCGGGTTTTGATGCATGATCACAGGACATTCATTGGTTGACCGAGGCATAGCGATTTTCCTCCACTCTCTCCTTCTTCTCCATCATTTTTTTATTTTTCGACGATGGGTTGAGATCTTTAGGCTTTATTTTCTGGATAACCCCGTAAGTCGGCACTCCCAATACAATCGTCACATCATGCTCGCTTTTGATTGTGTCATCCCAATAATCCAGCAGCAATGAAAGACATACAGCCAGGAACAGCGAGGCAATAAAACTGATTAACATGTTGACGAAAGGTCCGGAATTAATAGGAACAGGATTATCTCTTACATTGGCTTCGTTCAGAATTTTAACGTTGTCCACCCGCATAAGGAACGGGATCTGCTCCTGAAAAACTTGAGAAACCGCATTGACTGCCAGAACAGCCCTTTCATGCGAAAAATCTGTTACACTAATCGTCATAACCTGTGTTTCATTGAGCGAACTGACGCTTACCTTTCGAATAAGCTGATCTGTGGTCAGGTTCAATTGCGGATACTGGGCCACTACCTCATCCATAATAGCTCTTGATTTGATAATTTCCTTATACGTATTGACCAGCATTATATTTGCAGTTATCTCACTGGCGTTAAGTGGCTGAGCCTGAACAAAACCATTATCTGTTTTGTTGACTAATATTTTTGCCGAGGCTTGATAGACAGGTGTAACGTAGAAAAAGCTATACACGGCAGAAATCGCACAGCCGACAATGACAATCAGAGCTATTAGCCAAATTCGTTTCGAAAGAATCCGAAATAGCTTTTTGAATTCGATGGATTCCATGTTCCCCTCCGTCTCGTGCACCTCGCACTGAAATATTTAGTCTGCATGAATGCTATTTTCCGAATAGATACATTTTGTATCATTTTCTTACATATCAAATGTAAGTTACATTTAGTATCATTGTCAAGTTGTTTTTTCGTTTTGTCGTTTTTTGCGTCGACCGTTTATCTTACCCTGCTTGAAGCGCACTTTGTCTTTGAAGCTTTCATGAAGAAACTGACGGTTAATCCATTATGATACATTTCGTATCAGAACAAGCACTCGTTAGCAGATATAGCGCTCAACGCTCACCTTACCTGCACGTACTTCGCAAATTTCCCCACCACTGTGAACCTCTCTTTTCCCTCCGCACCTGTTAACGTACGTCTGCCGCTGCGCAGCCAAGCGTGGGCGATCATCCTGCCATTCTCATCCTTTGCCGTTCCCATGTACAGCGTACAAGCCACGCCTCTGCGCTCCAGCATTTTCATCGCCGCGATAGCCATCACCAGACATCTGCTCTCCCACCATGTATATCGGCTCATTGTGCGAACCGCTCTCGATACATCGACGATGACGGGGACATGAGCATCCTCATAAGTATAGGGGGTCTCTTGCATGTATACACCCAGAGCAGGTGCCACCTTGGAAAATGGCAGCATCTTAAACACTCGAGCCCAGCCCAAGAAATAAAACGCTTCTATATACAGCAGCTTTTGCCGCATAGGCAGCGAGAGAAATGTTCTCATCTTATTTCCCAATGCAATTCCCTACCTTTTACGAATGAACGGAATGGGCTGACTGAATCAAATCTTCCTTCAGCAGCATTTGCAAAAATTCCAGAACTTGCGTTCTGCACGTATCCACATCGATTTCATATTCCTCCATCAGCTGCTCGATCAAATGCTGAACCTGGACTGGAGAGGCAATCAACTCCCAGATCCGTCCTCCCACTGTGCCAAGGTTATAATACTTGCCAGTGTTCACGCTCATCATAACCTTTTCTCCGTCCATATCACTGACAAGGTGGCCGTTCGTTTGCACAACGGTGTTGGACAGGGACAGCTTCATGTTCTGATCCATTTCGCTCGCCTTCCTTTCTTATGGTCTTAACTACATGTTCCGCCAATTGGGCAGCCGAAAGTCCGTGAATGGGCCTTTCCAATCGATAATGTTCCGTTCCGGACGCAAGTGCTGCGGCGAACGAGAATTGCCACTGCTGCAGGCCGAGAGCAGGGATTAGAAAGTTGCGATACGTGTGCAGCATAAGCATTCGTATTCCCTGCAAGCGATCCAGCCGCCGAATGACGAGGCGTTCCGATTGTCCGGAAACCATTTCAAACACACCGCCCAGCGAGACAGGGGCAGCGCTAAAGGAACTGGCGGCAGGCACCACATATTTGGACTCATGCTTGTCGACCAAGGCATAAACTGTGCGACGCATGCCTAACTGATCCAGACTGGACGCCCACAACCGCTGACGGGGGAAAGCGGGCACCGCCAAGTACCCGTCTTGTGATCGGCATACGGCTACAATATCATCGCTTATGAATGGAAAGCCCCGGTTCACCAATGCTGCAGCCAAAGTTGACTTTCCCGCACCAGAATGGCCCACAAACGCATAAGCCTTGTCGCCTGCGACTACCGCGCTCCCATGCAGCGGCAGCATCCCCTTTTGCAAGAGCAGCGCCCCTACGCAAGTGCTGGTTACACACAGGCGAATCAATTCTTCATCGGCATTGTCCTCCGGAGAAATCCAGATATGCTTCCCGCTCTCCACTTTGAATACTGCCGCTCCGGCAAGATAGAAATAGACAGAACCGCCGTGTGCAAGCACCTTGCGTTCTTGCAGGCGAGGTCTCCACTCCGCAAGATCAGTATATTGAATGGAGATGTCCGGTTCGCAAGTCCAGCCATTCGCCTCAGGCCATTCCGCCAAGATCAATTCGCTGGCTATGCGCATGCCAAACGCTTGATACCATGTGCATGGCGCAACATTAGACATCTGCTTCACTCCATCTGGTTACAATTCAAAAAAGTGGGCCCCTATGCAGCCGCAACCGCATAAGGGCAAGCGTTAAGTAGTTACAAGTGCTTAGCTGTTGTACAGGTCTGCATCGCTA belongs to Xylanibacillus composti and includes:
- a CDS encoding UDP-glucose dehydrogenase family protein codes for the protein MNLAVIGTGYVGLVTGVCFSDIGHRVTCVDKDAAKVEKLRAGQSPIYEPGLEELIRKNMNEGRLHVTTDLESAVEEAEIVVLAVGTPQSVNGEANLQYIEQAAREVATAMNGYKIIVVKSTVPVGTNERIAARIGGLTEHPFDVVSVPEFLREGSAIKDTFHPDRIVIGAASREAAEKIKELHQPLTTKMMLTDLRSAEMIKYASNAFLATKISFINEIANLCELVGADVAQVAQGMGYDRRIGDSFLNAGVGYGGSCFPKDTQALIQIAGNVNYDFKLLRSVVEVNKNQRFNVFNQLVRLLNGLHHKTVGVWGLSFKPNTDDVRDAPSLEIVGMLLASGAKVKIYDPVAMERFCEMLNDPSVICCSSASEAASNSDAVCLLTEWDEFRHLDLKHIASLMRQPILVDGRNVYTAEDLNGAGLIYRSVGRPMLSSPVQEEENVSALQA
- the galU gene encoding UTP--glucose-1-phosphate uridylyltransferase GalU, whose protein sequence is MNKVRKAIIPAAGLGTRFLPATKAMPKEMLPIINKPTIQYIVEEAVESGIEDIIIVTGKGKRAIEDHFDHAIELETNLAEKGKLKLLEEVQRSSSVDIHYIRQKEPKGLGHAVWCARRFIGDEPFAVLLGDDIVSGDVPCLKQLMQHYEITQSSVIGVQPVADQDTSRYGIIDPVKKDGRLYEVRRFVEKPRPGTAPSNLAIMGRYILTPEIFDFLSLQEKGAGGEIQLTDAIQKLNEHQPVYGYHFEGTRYDVGEKLGFILTTMDFAVRNEELRAPLLKALEELLERETVQKEIG
- a CDS encoding CpsD/CapB family tyrosine-protein kinase, which gives rise to MPRSTNECPVIMHQNPQSHIAEAYRLLRTNVEYCSPDHDLKTIAITSAIPREGKTTTAVNLAIAFAHKESNVLLIDADLRQPSIHRIFHKHNRGGLTNVILNQNELLEMVQETSIPHLSILTSGPVPPNPAELLSSKRMTQILHQLEERFDIILIDTPPVLGFTDTPIVATKSDGVLIVLQAGKTKRGDIMKSKQLLGNVKANVLGVILNQATSKSMKEQLS
- a CDS encoding YveK family protein, encoding MESIEFKKLFRILSKRIWLIALIVIVGCAISAVYSFFYVTPVYQASAKILVNKTDNGFVQAQPLNASEITANIMLVNTYKEIIKSRAIMDEVVAQYPQLNLTTDQLIRKVSVSSLNETQVMTISVTDFSHERAVLAVNAVSQVFQEQIPFLMRVDNVKILNEANVRDNPVPINSGPFVNMLISFIASLFLAVCLSLLLDYWDDTIKSEHDVTIVLGVPTYGVIQKIKPKDLNPSSKNKKMMEKKERVEENRYASVNQ
- a CDS encoding lasso peptide biosynthesis B2 protein, which encodes MRTFLSLPMRQKLLYIEAFYFLGWARVFKMLPFSKVAPALGVYMQETPYTYEDAHVPVIVDVSRAVRTMSRYTWWESRCLVMAIAAMKMLERRGVACTLYMGTAKDENGRMIAHAWLRSGRRTLTGAEGKERFTVVGKFAKYVQVR
- a CDS encoding lasso peptide biosynthesis PqqD family chaperone, coding for MDQNMKLSLSNTVVQTNGHLVSDMDGEKVMMSVNTGKYYNLGTVGGRIWELIASPVQVQHLIEQLMEEYEIDVDTCRTQVLEFLQMLLKEDLIQSAHSVHS
- a CDS encoding aldolase, with protein sequence MSNVAPCTWYQAFGMRIASELILAEWPEANGWTCEPDISIQYTDLAEWRPRLQERKVLAHGGSVYFYLAGAAVFKVESGKHIWISPEDNADEELIRLCVTSTCVGALLLQKGMLPLHGSAVVAGDKAYAFVGHSGAGKSTLAAALVNRGFPFISDDIVAVCRSQDGYLAVPAFPRQRLWASSLDQLGMRRTVYALVDKHESKYVVPAASSFSAAPVSLGGVFEMVSGQSERLVIRRLDRLQGIRMLMLHTYRNFLIPALGLQQWQFSFAAALASGTEHYRLERPIHGLSAAQLAEHVVKTIRKEGERNGSEHEAVPVQHRCANERPPCQ